In Melitaea cinxia chromosome 4, ilMelCinx1.1, whole genome shotgun sequence, a single genomic region encodes these proteins:
- the LOC123670020 gene encoding 7-methylguanosine phosphate-specific 5'-nucleotidase encodes MKMLASLSDIPELQRLNVYINNKEELLRKINRIVSDGPKKLQIVTDFDHTLTRHYMDNGSTVLTSYGMFKECPSVPQHYKDEENRLAEKYKPIEVDHLMSVEEKIKHMIDWYEAGHKLLKGMKFPQEELRAVSQSMKECFRVGVKELITWSEVHQVPVLVFSAGLGECVVSAMKAADLLLPHVKVVSNFLEYDDAGLIVGVKGEVIHTHNKNETAIKNTEYYEMVKERNNVLLMGDNIGDAGMAEGMEHCDVVIKIGFLGRNTEGNLQNYITSFDIVLLNDHTMDVANSILKHVL; translated from the exons ATGAAGATGCTAGCAAGTCTGAGTGATATACCCGAGCTTCAGAGATTAAAcgtatacattaataataaagaggaattattaagaaaaataaatcgaATTGTATCAGATGGACCCAAAAAGCTCCAAATAGTGACAGATTTCGATCACACCTTAACCAGACATTATATGGATAACGGGAGTACTGTGTTGACAAGCTatg GTATGTTCAAAGAATGTCCATCAGTACCGCAACATTACAAAGATGAAGAGAACAGGTTAGCAGAAAAATATAAACCAATAGAAGTTGACCACTTGATGAGCGTTGAGGAGAAAATTAAACACATGATTGATTGGTATGAGGCCGGACACAAGTTACTGAA AGGCATGAAGTTTCCACAAGAGGAGCTAAGGGCAGTTAGTCAAAGTATGAAGGAGTGCTTTAG GGTAGGTGTGAAGGAACTAATAACATGGAGTGAAGTGCACCAGGTGCCTGTGCTAGTGTTCTCTGCAGGCCTCGGGGAGTGTGTCGTGTCAGCAATGAAGGCTGCCGATCTGCTTTTACCTCATGTTAAG GTTGTGTCAAACTTTCTAGAGTATGATGATGCAGGATTAATAGTTGGAGTCAAAGGAGAGGTAATTCACAcgcataataaaaatgaaaccgCGATTAAGAATACTGAGTATTATGAGATGGTCAAAGAAAGAAACAATGTTCTACTGATGGGGGACAATATCGGTGATGCGGGGATGGCAGAAGGTATGGAACATTGCGATGTCGTCATCAAAATAGGATTCCTAGGACGTAATACTGAAGGTAATCTGCAAAACTACATCACATCATTTGATATAGTACTCCTCAATGACCACACAATGGACGTTGCAAATTCAATTTTGAAACATGTGTTGTAA